A genomic window from Ruminiclostridium cellulolyticum H10 includes:
- a CDS encoding IS481-like element ISCce1 family transposase, with amino-acid sequence MTAQDRIVKNKMSLIELAEYLQNVSEACKIHGVSRQHFYDIKKAYEENGLEGLKDKTRRKPCMKNRVAPETEEAVLRIAYEKPAYGQLRASNELRKQGVLVSAGGVRSIWQRYNIETFDKRLKKLEEKAAKEGILYTEDQLAALEKAQQEKNISIDEIDTQHPGYLLAQDTFYVGYIKGVGRIYQQTAIDTYSAVGFAKLYTAKVPVTAADILNDRVLPFFENHMIPIMRVLTDRGTEYCGAPEKHLYELFLQMNDIEHTMTKAKSPQTNGICERFNQTILNEFYKPAFRRTMYKSVEQMQEDLDFYMLEYNEERTHQGKRCKGKTPMQTFLDSLPLAREKLLNDPAS; translated from the coding sequence ATGACAGCACAAGATCGTATAGTTAAAAACAAAATGAGCCTGATTGAGTTGGCCGAATATCTTCAAAACGTAAGTGAAGCATGTAAAATTCATGGAGTCAGCAGACAGCACTTCTATGATATTAAGAAAGCTTACGAGGAAAATGGTCTGGAAGGATTAAAGGACAAGACCAGAAGAAAGCCTTGTATGAAAAACAGGGTTGCTCCAGAAACTGAGGAAGCCGTATTAAGAATAGCATATGAAAAGCCGGCATACGGGCAGCTCAGGGCAAGTAACGAACTGAGAAAACAAGGAGTTCTTGTATCAGCCGGAGGGGTAAGATCAATCTGGCAGAGATATAATATAGAAACCTTTGACAAGAGACTCAAAAAGCTTGAAGAAAAGGCTGCCAAGGAAGGCATACTTTACACTGAAGATCAGCTCGCTGCTCTGGAAAAGGCACAGCAGGAAAAGAATATATCCATAGACGAGATAGATACCCAGCACCCGGGATATTTGCTGGCACAGGACACTTTCTATGTGGGCTATATCAAAGGTGTTGGACGTATATATCAGCAAACTGCCATAGATACTTATTCGGCAGTGGGATTCGCAAAATTATATACAGCCAAGGTACCAGTAACAGCAGCAGATATATTAAATGACAGAGTCTTACCGTTCTTTGAGAATCATATGATACCGATAATGAGAGTACTCACAGACAGAGGAACGGAGTACTGTGGAGCACCTGAGAAACACTTGTATGAGTTATTTCTGCAGATGAACGACATTGAGCACACAATGACAAAGGCTAAAAGCCCTCAAACAAACGGTATATGCGAGCGTTTTAACCAAACAATTCTGAATGAATTTTATAAACCCGCATTCCGAAGGACAATGTATAAATCAGTTGAACAAATGCAGGAGGATTTGGATTTTTATATGCTGGAATACAACGAAGAGCGAACACATCAGGGGAAAAGGTGTAAAGGCAAGACGCCGATGCAGACATTTCTTGACAGCTTGCCTCTTGCCCGAGAGAAGCTCCTGAATGATCCTGCGAGTTAA
- a CDS encoding HK97 family phage prohead protease, whose protein sequence is MDKAIIQGNINTNESRAIFNEDIKPFRERIKEGAFKESLQNYGKVPLYFNHERQIASIEDISLCENDLGLTFIANISDIEVISKCIYGSIKGCSFNFVPFEERIIHKELINSRIIEDMILREVSVLDKEPAYPSSINIIYVPDTLRIQAFKYFTC, encoded by the coding sequence ATGGATAAAGCGATAATACAAGGTAATATTAATACTAACGAAAGTCGAGCAATATTTAATGAAGACATTAAGCCCTTTAGAGAAAGAATAAAGGAAGGGGCGTTTAAGGAAAGCTTACAAAATTACGGGAAAGTGCCTTTATATTTTAATCATGAAAGACAAATCGCAAGCATTGAGGACATATCCTTATGTGAGAATGATTTAGGACTTACATTCATAGCAAATATAAGTGATATTGAAGTTATATCTAAGTGTATATACGGTAGCATAAAAGGTTGTTCATTCAACTTTGTTCCCTTTGAAGAAAGAATAATTCATAAGGAGCTTATAAATAGTCGGATCATAGAGGATATGATATTAAGAGAAGTATCAGTACTTGATAAGGAACCGGCATATCCATCAAGTATAAATATTATATATGTACCTGATACACTAAGGATACAAGCATTTAAATATTTCACTTGCTAG